One genomic segment of Lampris incognitus isolate fLamInc1 chromosome 2, fLamInc1.hap2, whole genome shotgun sequence includes these proteins:
- the LOC130107371 gene encoding lipid transferase CIDEC-like isoform X2, protein MMDYAMKSLSLLTPASLSKCVTASVSASASMTQQLLSGRTPRPRPFRVTSADRTMKKGIMADGLHDLIDKVMSSLNLPCVSAVVLDEDGTGVDTEEFFQTLPDNTVLMVLENGQTWTPLLHGPYRVNPREHKHRKDVAKLTFDLYKNNPKDFIGCLSMKATLYGVYSVSYDLRCYAAKKMFKVMEMLEPIPGWQTPWTGRQAKNNPCFPTCTRNYPVCKYFSLFYTPASV, encoded by the exons ATGATGGATTATGCTATGAAGTCCCTCAGTCTCCTGACTCCAGCTTCTCTCTCAAa GTGTGTCACAGCTAGCGTGTCAGCCAGCGCCTCTATGACCCAACAGCTCCTGTCGGGTCGGACTCCTCGGCCGAGGCCCTTCCGCGTCACAAGTGCTGACCGCACCATGAAAAAGGGCATCATGGCTGACGGGCTCCACGACCTGATTGACAAA GTCATGAGCTCTCTGAACTTGCCTTGTGTCAGTGCCGTGGTGCTGGATGAGGATGGAACAGGAGTGGATACAGAGGAGTTTTTCCAGACCCTACCTGACAACACAGTCCTCATGGTTCTGGAGAACGGACAGACATGGACTCCGCTTCTG CATGGTCCTTATAGAGTAAACCCCCGCGAACACAAGCACAGGAAAGACGTGGCAAAGCTGACTTTTGACCTCTATAAAAACAACCCCAAGGATTTTATTGGCTGTCTGAGCATGAAGGCCACCCTCTATGGCGTTTACTCTGTGTCCTATGACCTACGCTGCTATGCCGCCAAAAAGATGTTTAA ggtcatggagatgctggagcctatcccaggctggcagacaccctggacaggccgccaggccaaaaaTAACCCATGTTTCCCTACGTGCACACGAAATTACCCAGTATGCAAGTATTTCTCACTGTTTTACACCCCAGCTTCTGTTTAA
- the LOC130107371 gene encoding lipid transferase CIDEC-like isoform X1, which translates to MMDYAMKSLSLLTPASLSKCVTASVSASASMTQQLLSGRTPRPRPFRVTSADRTMKKGIMADGLHDLIDKVMSSLNLPCVSAVVLDEDGTGVDTEEFFQTLPDNTVLMVLENGQTWTPLLHGPYRVNPREHKHRKDVAKLTFDLYKNNPKDFIGCLSMKATLYGVYSVSYDLRCYAAKKMFKEALRWTLFSMQTTGHILLGSSWYIEQLLEEECAERSLELPQESRIRQLQSILLGKANQ; encoded by the exons ATGATGGATTATGCTATGAAGTCCCTCAGTCTCCTGACTCCAGCTTCTCTCTCAAa GTGTGTCACAGCTAGCGTGTCAGCCAGCGCCTCTATGACCCAACAGCTCCTGTCGGGTCGGACTCCTCGGCCGAGGCCCTTCCGCGTCACAAGTGCTGACCGCACCATGAAAAAGGGCATCATGGCTGACGGGCTCCACGACCTGATTGACAAA GTCATGAGCTCTCTGAACTTGCCTTGTGTCAGTGCCGTGGTGCTGGATGAGGATGGAACAGGAGTGGATACAGAGGAGTTTTTCCAGACCCTACCTGACAACACAGTCCTCATGGTTCTGGAGAACGGACAGACATGGACTCCGCTTCTG CATGGTCCTTATAGAGTAAACCCCCGCGAACACAAGCACAGGAAAGACGTGGCAAAGCTGACTTTTGACCTCTATAAAAACAACCCCAAGGATTTTATTGGCTGTCTGAGCATGAAGGCCACCCTCTATGGCGTTTACTCTGTGTCCTATGACCTACGCTGCTATGCCGCCAAAAAGATGTTTAA GGAGGCTCTGCGGTGGACACTCTTCTCCATGCAGACCACGGGCCACATCCTTCTGGGCTCCTCTTGGTACATCGAACAACTGCTGGAGGAGGAGTGTGCAGAGAGGAGCCTGGAACTGCCACAGGAGAGCAGGATCAGGCAGCTACAGAGCATTCTCCTCGGCAAGGCCAATCAGTAA
- the LOC130133467 gene encoding urocortin-2-like, which translates to MPSMCLSFCLVLLLPWCIQGQRSSPAGTTSGEDTQTDILAVSILNRSGILYSVFPPEYHPMLRQVRAPRPASQVPKRAQQGSRFALSLDVPTSILSVLIDLAKNQDMRTKAAANAELMARIGKRK; encoded by the coding sequence ATGCCGAGCATGTGTTTGAGTTTCTGCCTGGTTCTGCTGCTGCCCTGGTGTATCCAGGGCCAGAGGAGCAGCCCTGCCGGCACCACATCGGGTGaagacacacagacggacataCTGGCCGTCAGCATCCTGAACCGCAGTGGCATCTTGTACTCGGTGTTTCCGCCTGAGTATCACCCCATGCTCCGACAGGTACGCGCACCACGCCCAGCCTCCCAGGTCCCAAAGAGAGCCCAGCAGGGATCCCGCTTCGCCCTGTCCCTCGACGTTCCCACCAGCATCCTCAGCGTTCTCATAGACCTGGCCAAAAATCAGGACATGAGAACCAAGGCAGCAGCCAATGCAGAACTGATGGCCCGCATTGGCAAGAGGAAATAG
- the LOC130107256 gene encoding cytochrome b-c1 complex subunit 1, mitochondrial gives MAAGIYRVGSSVGRSLTKTHSPILLSLRRGQASVNYAQSLAGAPETRITSLDNGLRIASEETGHATCTVGLWISAGSRYESEKNNGAGFFLEHMAFKGTKNHPQTALEQQVESMGAHLSAYTSREHTAYYMKTLSKDLPKAVELLSEVVQSSSLSEAEIEQQRNVVLRELEEMEGNLQEVCLDLLHATAFQGTPLGHSVLGSSSNARTLTRQDLVEHINSHYKAPRMVLAAAGGVKHEELVSVAKNHFSGMSFEYEGDAAPVLPPCRFTGSEIRMRDDGLPLAHIAIAVEGASAASPDIVPLMVANSIIGSYDVTYGGGKHLSSRLAQLTEEHNLCRSFQAFLSSYYDTGLIGIYFVTDKHHIDDMMHWSQNAWMNLCTTVTESDVARGKNALKASLVGQLNGTTPICDDIGRHILNYGRRIPLAEWDARIDAVTPRMVRDTCSKYIYDKCPAVAAVGPIEQLPDYNRMRSAMYWLRF, from the exons CCCATCTTACTCTCTCTGAGACGTGGCCAGGCCTCAGTCAACTATGCCCAGAGCCTGGCAGGAGCCCCTGAAACCCGCATCACATCGCTGGACAATGGCTTGAGAATTGCTTCGGAGGAGACCGGACATGCTACATGCACG GTTGGACTGTGGATCAGTGCTGGCAGTCGCTATGAGAGTGAGAAGAACAATGGGGCTGGGTTCTTCCTGGAACACATGGCTTTCAAG GGTACCAAAAATCATCCCCAGACTGCACTGGAACAGCAGGTAGAGTCTATGGGAGCACATCTGAGTGCCTATACCTCTCGGGAGCATACCGCATACTACATGAAGACCCTTTCCAAGGATCTACCTAAAG CTGTGGAGCTACTGTCAGAGGTGGTGCAGAGCAGCTCCCTTAGTGAGGCAGAGATTGAGCAGCAGAGAAATGTGGTGCTGCGGGAGCTAGAGGAGATGGAGGGAAACCTGCAGGAGGTGTGCCTGGACCTCTTGCATGCCACAGCCTTCCAGGGTACCCCTCTGGGACACAGTGTCCTTGGATCCTCCAGCAACGCCAG GACACTTACCCGTCAAGACTTGGTGGAACACATCAACAGCCACTACAAGGCCCCCCGCATGGTTTTGGCTGCTGCTGGAG GTGTAAAACATGAGGAGCTGGTCAGCGTGGCAAAGAATCACTTCAGTGGCATGTCTTTTGAATATGAGGGTGACGCTGCCCCTGTGCTGCCCCCCTGCCGTTTTACAGGCAGCGAG ATCCGTATGCGTGATGATGGTTTGCCCCTGGCACACATTGCCATTGCAGTGGAGGGTGCCAGTGCTGCTAGTCCAGACATTGTACCACTTATGGTGGCCAACTCCATCATTGGCAGCTATGATGTCACTTACGGTGGCGGAAAG CATCTGAGCAGTCGTCTGGCCCAATTGACGGAGGAGCACAACCTGTGCCGCAGCTTCcaggccttcctctcctcctacTACGACACAGGCCTGATTGGTATATACTTTGTGACCGACAAACACCACATTGACGACATGATGCACTGGTCACAAAATGCATG GATGAACTTGTGTACCACAGTGACAGAGAGTGATGTGGCTAGAGGAAAGAATGCTCTGAAGGCCAGCCTGGTGGGACAGCTTAATG GAACAACACCGATTTGTGATGACATCGGCAGACATATCCTGAACTACGGCCGCCGTATTCCGTTGGCAGAATGGGATGCACGGATCGAC GCTGTGACACCCAGGATGGTACGTGATACCTGCTCAAAATACATCTATGACAAGTGTCCCGCTGTGGCTGCTGTTG GCCCCATCGAGCAGCTACCTGACTACAACAGAATGCGCAGTGCCATGTACTGGCTGAGATTCTAA